In a single window of the Rhodococcus qingshengii JCM 15477 genome:
- a CDS encoding low affinity iron permease family protein → MCTVIVVLWAPSFFLLGTIDTWQLIINTVTTIVTFLLVALLQNTQKRSDDVVQHKLNAIADGLADLMKQLAQQHPELDKALRELRLAVGLEDHESAS, encoded by the coding sequence GTGTGCACGGTGATAGTGGTGCTCTGGGCGCCGTCGTTCTTCCTCCTCGGCACCATCGACACCTGGCAACTGATTATCAACACTGTCACCACCATCGTGACGTTCCTGTTGGTGGCGTTGTTGCAGAACACACAGAAGCGATCCGACGACGTCGTGCAGCACAAGTTGAACGCCATCGCCGACGGACTGGCCGATCTGATGAAACAACTCGCTCAGCAGCACCCCGAACTCGACAAAGCTTTGCGCGAACTGCGACTTGCTGTCGGATTGGAAGACCACGAGAGCGCTTCCTGA
- a CDS encoding CinA family protein, which yields MSNDPRPDLPTETDFDELCKRLASVAMARGLTVSTAESLTAGNIAAHLGKAPDAGSWFTGGIVAYNREVKRSVLHVPNGPVVSEESARAMAHSTATLFGTTLALAVTGEAGPQTQEDVTPGTVWFGIVDHGRAHTEKQVFSGEPEDILAATIEHAIKLLVRHASTDAASTSGGVPS from the coding sequence ATGAGTAACGACCCTCGGCCCGATTTGCCGACCGAAACCGACTTCGACGAACTATGCAAGCGCCTGGCAAGTGTCGCAATGGCGCGAGGTTTGACGGTGTCGACGGCAGAGTCCCTGACGGCGGGAAATATTGCCGCACACCTGGGTAAGGCGCCGGATGCGGGTTCATGGTTCACTGGTGGGATCGTCGCGTACAACCGGGAGGTGAAGCGGTCGGTCCTCCACGTTCCGAACGGCCCTGTGGTGAGCGAAGAATCCGCGCGAGCCATGGCGCACAGCACAGCCACCCTGTTCGGAACCACACTGGCGCTCGCCGTCACCGGGGAAGCCGGGCCGCAAACCCAAGAAGACGTGACTCCGGGAACCGTCTGGTTCGGGATCGTCGACCACGGAAGAGCGCACACCGAAAAGCAAGTATTCTCAGGCGAACCGGAGGACATCCTGGCCGCCACGATAGAGCATGCGATCAAACTTCTTGTGCGGCACGCCTCCACGGACGCCGCGTCTACCTCCGGCGGAGTCCCGTCGTGA
- a CDS encoding HemK2/MTQ2 family protein methyltransferase, which produces MIVSLPGVYRPQDDTSLLIEALKCQRVTGSTRVLDLCAGTGALSIAAAKAGAGRVLAVDISRRSIMNVRLNRLLNKVSVEARRGNLTEVLTGEMFDLVVSNPPYVPSEIDELPASGLERAWNAGTGGRVLLDRIIASASDFLVPGGSLLLLQSAMCDIGKTGAMLEERGMTAEVVAGRSIPFGPVLRSRRAMLERRGLIEHGQEIEELVVVRASKPLPMVHGKRSDGVGSHTGMTGGNPCKKEEAVSNPRSLVLEETERGASQGDDGDVTEHLRRMLTGVGFRITHTVTTRTATDIESVLTLAPKGCVLIRTDSYTGVTEVMLQIEHVGHEVAAYLRNHLPKNILREAKISVESNRLQNRAAQIR; this is translated from the coding sequence ATGATCGTTAGTTTGCCAGGTGTGTACCGACCGCAGGACGATACGTCGCTGTTGATCGAGGCACTGAAGTGTCAGCGGGTGACGGGGTCCACTCGCGTTCTCGACCTCTGCGCCGGAACCGGCGCGTTGTCAATAGCCGCTGCCAAGGCTGGAGCTGGTCGCGTTCTCGCGGTAGACATTTCACGCCGGTCAATTATGAACGTCAGGCTCAACCGCCTCCTCAACAAAGTGAGTGTCGAGGCACGTCGTGGAAACCTTACCGAGGTGCTGACCGGAGAAATGTTCGACCTCGTGGTTTCGAACCCGCCGTACGTCCCATCCGAAATCGACGAACTGCCGGCTTCAGGACTTGAGAGAGCCTGGAACGCCGGTACCGGCGGCCGGGTTCTACTCGACCGAATCATCGCATCGGCCTCTGACTTCCTTGTGCCAGGAGGGTCTTTGCTGTTGTTGCAGTCCGCGATGTGCGACATCGGAAAGACCGGAGCCATGCTCGAAGAACGGGGGATGACTGCAGAAGTCGTTGCTGGGAGATCAATCCCGTTCGGCCCGGTCCTGCGCTCGCGCCGCGCGATGCTTGAGCGCCGTGGGTTAATTGAGCATGGGCAGGAAATCGAGGAATTGGTGGTCGTGCGCGCCAGCAAGCCGCTCCCGATGGTCCACGGAAAGCGCAGCGACGGCGTGGGGTCGCACACGGGGATGACAGGTGGAAATCCGTGCAAAAAGGAAGAGGCAGTATCGAATCCGCGCTCATTGGTGCTTGAGGAAACAGAACGTGGGGCCTCCCAGGGCGACGACGGCGATGTAACGGAGCATCTTCGCAGGATGCTGACCGGCGTGGGATTCCGAATTACCCACACTGTGACCACCCGGACCGCCACCGACATAGAGTCCGTGCTCACACTGGCGCCCAAGGGTTGTGTCCTCATTCGGACTGATTCGTACACCGGTGTGACGGAGGTAATGCTACAGATCGAACACGTAGGCCATGAGGTCGCTGCGTATCTACGAAACCATCTGCCGAAGAACATTTTACGGGAGGCAAAAATCAGTGTGGAATCGAATCGTCTTCAGAACAGGGCAGCGCAGATCCGTTGA
- the nadE gene encoding ammonia-dependent NAD(+) synthetase: protein MATLRESIIEELGAKPTIDAAAEVRSRVQFLKDYVRSTPAKGFVLGISGGQDSTLAGALAQRAVTELREEGHEAEFVAVRLPYGAQADESDAQIALGFIKPDRSLTVNVKPGADATAREASEALGNGELRDFVRGNIKARERMVIQYAIAGQLGYLVIGTDQAAEAITGFFTKFGDGGVDITPLTGLSKRQGAALLQELGAPESTWRKVPTADLEDDRPALPDEVALGVTYSQIDDYLEGKDVSSEVAEKLEKMFTSTRHKRTVPVTPLDTWWH from the coding sequence ATGGCCACACTGCGTGAAAGCATCATCGAAGAACTCGGCGCAAAGCCGACAATCGACGCCGCAGCGGAGGTTCGCTCGCGAGTCCAGTTCCTGAAGGACTACGTGCGCTCGACCCCCGCCAAAGGATTCGTTCTGGGAATCAGCGGCGGTCAGGACAGCACGCTCGCCGGCGCCCTCGCCCAACGTGCGGTCACCGAACTCCGCGAAGAAGGCCACGAGGCCGAGTTCGTCGCTGTTCGACTCCCCTATGGCGCGCAGGCCGACGAGTCCGATGCTCAGATCGCACTCGGCTTCATCAAGCCGGACCGCTCTCTCACGGTCAACGTCAAGCCAGGTGCCGACGCCACAGCCCGTGAAGCCTCCGAGGCGTTGGGGAACGGTGAACTGCGCGACTTCGTCCGCGGCAACATCAAGGCGCGCGAACGAATGGTCATTCAGTATGCGATTGCCGGTCAGCTCGGCTACCTGGTAATCGGTACCGACCAAGCGGCGGAGGCGATCACCGGCTTCTTCACGAAATTCGGTGACGGCGGCGTCGACATCACGCCGCTCACCGGCCTGAGCAAACGTCAGGGCGCTGCACTCCTGCAGGAACTGGGCGCACCCGAGAGCACGTGGCGCAAGGTGCCGACCGCCGACCTCGAGGACGACCGACCCGCGCTGCCCGACGAAGTTGCCCTCGGCGTCACGTACTCACAGATAGACGACTACCTCGAAGGAAAGGACGTTTCCTCCGAGGTAGCCGAAAAGCTCGAGAAGATGTTCACCAGCACTCGTCACAAGCGCACGGTGCCGGTCACACCACTCGATACCTGGTGGCACTGA
- a CDS encoding glycosyltransferase has product MIRVASVPASHVYVRHLAQPMGKDGVVRLDDPVPADGRKVPGGWWPPVMLDPGWIREHHHLFDLFHVHFGFDAIAPQVMEDIVHELRSHDIPLVYTVHDLRNPHHPDPESHREILDVLVPAADSLITLTPGAAASVANDWGRECAVLPHPHVIELDNFGLARPPGTQFTVGVHVKSLRPNMDPFPVLNTLSSTIATLPGARLVVNVHDEIFDPDNHWYAPQAAKKLLEYDDRPGVEVVVHPYFTDDELWRYLMSLSVSVLPYRFGTHSGWLEACYDLGTSVIAPSCGFYAQQQDCKIYGFDERHFDPESLDRCVRELYSAEPVRLSAGMRSRQRRFLASAHREIYEKVLA; this is encoded by the coding sequence GTGATTCGGGTTGCGTCTGTACCTGCATCGCACGTGTACGTCCGGCACTTGGCGCAACCCATGGGAAAAGACGGCGTCGTTCGTCTTGACGATCCGGTCCCCGCGGATGGCCGTAAGGTTCCTGGCGGCTGGTGGCCTCCGGTGATGCTCGATCCGGGATGGATCCGCGAGCATCATCACCTTTTTGATCTTTTTCATGTCCACTTCGGTTTCGACGCGATCGCACCGCAGGTAATGGAGGACATCGTCCACGAGTTACGCAGTCACGATATTCCTCTGGTCTACACGGTGCATGACCTGCGAAATCCCCACCATCCCGATCCCGAGTCGCACCGGGAGATACTAGACGTGTTGGTACCGGCGGCGGACTCTCTGATCACCTTGACACCGGGGGCGGCTGCATCGGTCGCGAACGATTGGGGGCGGGAATGCGCTGTGCTGCCTCATCCTCATGTGATCGAATTGGACAACTTCGGTCTTGCGCGACCTCCGGGAACACAATTCACCGTGGGAGTGCACGTGAAAAGCCTGCGTCCCAACATGGATCCGTTTCCGGTGTTGAACACTCTGTCTTCGACGATTGCGACGTTGCCGGGTGCGCGATTGGTTGTGAACGTCCATGATGAGATCTTCGATCCCGACAATCATTGGTATGCGCCGCAGGCCGCGAAGAAGCTCTTGGAATACGATGATCGACCGGGTGTAGAGGTGGTGGTACATCCGTATTTCACCGACGACGAGTTGTGGAGATATCTGATGTCTCTGTCGGTTTCGGTCTTGCCGTATCGGTTCGGTACGCATTCTGGATGGCTGGAGGCATGTTACGACCTCGGGACATCCGTCATCGCTCCCAGCTGTGGGTTCTACGCACAACAGCAGGACTGCAAAATCTACGGGTTCGACGAGCGTCATTTCGACCCGGAGTCGCTGGATCGATGTGTTCGTGAACTGTATTCAGCAGAGCCCGTGCGTCTTTCCGCTGGAATGCGTAGCAGGCAGCGCCGATTCCTTGCCTCTGCTCACCGCGAAATCTACGAGAAGGTTCTCGCATGA
- a CDS encoding glycosyltransferase family 4 protein translates to MSALRIALIASSRYPVNQPFAGGLEAHVWHLAAALRKAGHDVTLFAGHGSDPQLACELIDARPAPISTAARTDISMPAEYFMQEHHAYLDLMLRLARDYAESFDIIHNHSLHYLPVAMASTLSAPVLTTLHTPPTPWLESAIAAGGSPGRFAAVSRFTADSWKQAAGDVDVVHNGVDTDQWRQGPGGHRLIWFGRIVPEKGAHHAIAAARESGMPLVLAGPISDHTYFRERIEPQLGDSVRYLGHLVTDDLVAAVGMSAVALVTPHWDEPYGLVVAEALACGTPVVAYRRGGIPEILTPDCGRLVPADDVAALSVAIGEAKQLARPHARARAVNHCSERRMVDRYVALYNEIYSAPTISGTSTAETVPTATTRRVGR, encoded by the coding sequence ATGAGCGCGTTACGCATAGCTCTGATCGCATCGAGTCGCTATCCCGTCAATCAACCGTTCGCCGGCGGTCTCGAAGCTCACGTATGGCATCTGGCCGCAGCTCTGCGAAAAGCCGGCCACGATGTCACCCTTTTCGCCGGACATGGGTCAGATCCGCAGCTCGCTTGTGAGCTGATCGACGCCCGCCCAGCCCCCATCAGTACGGCTGCCAGAACTGACATCTCCATGCCGGCAGAGTATTTCATGCAAGAACACCATGCCTATCTCGACCTCATGCTCCGCCTCGCTCGTGACTATGCGGAGAGTTTCGACATCATCCACAATCACAGCCTGCACTACCTACCCGTGGCGATGGCGTCCACGCTGAGTGCTCCTGTGCTCACCACTTTGCACACGCCGCCGACCCCGTGGCTGGAATCAGCCATCGCGGCAGGTGGGTCTCCCGGTCGGTTTGCTGCGGTGAGCCGTTTCACCGCCGATTCATGGAAACAGGCAGCCGGCGACGTCGACGTCGTGCACAACGGCGTCGATACCGATCAATGGCGTCAGGGGCCCGGTGGGCATCGACTGATCTGGTTCGGACGCATCGTTCCGGAAAAGGGCGCCCACCATGCGATTGCAGCCGCCAGAGAATCCGGTATGCCGTTGGTGCTTGCCGGGCCGATCAGTGACCATACGTATTTCAGAGAGCGAATCGAACCACAACTCGGCGACTCAGTTCGATATCTCGGCCATCTGGTGACTGACGATCTCGTTGCCGCGGTAGGGATGTCTGCTGTTGCACTCGTGACCCCGCATTGGGACGAGCCCTACGGGTTGGTCGTGGCCGAGGCGCTTGCCTGCGGGACCCCGGTCGTGGCTTACAGGCGGGGTGGCATACCGGAAATCCTCACGCCCGATTGTGGTCGGCTGGTCCCAGCTGACGACGTGGCCGCGCTCTCCGTCGCGATCGGAGAGGCGAAACAGCTGGCTCGGCCGCACGCGCGGGCGCGCGCTGTGAACCACTGTTCGGAGCGAAGAATGGTAGACCGATATGTCGCACTGTACAACGAAATATACTCTGCACCAACCATATCCGGTACGTCCACGGCGGAAACTGTGCCCACGGCCACAACCCGGCGAGTAGGCCGATGA
- a CDS encoding glycosyltransferase — translation MIGYYIHHHGRGHLTRAASIARKLNLDVTALTSADSVAVEAFDDHVQLQLDYGDAHELDPTANDALHWAPIHETGLRARMARVAEWVATARPDVVVVDVSVEIATFIRLMGVPVIVVAMPGDRTDFTHQLAYRLADHIIAAWPQEIYNPSWLRPHEHKTTYAGGISRFEGRESASRTVDNSSSPRVLVLSGAGGSAVSNADVQAAAAQHHSFHWKGLGLPGGTWVADPWPEICSSDVVVSHAGQNAVADIAIAGKPAIVIAQERPFGEQVATAGALSLHNLAVTLKEWPALESWPDLITQAQALDREGWSKWRTSGAAARAARVIESVARRHKAR, via the coding sequence ATGATCGGTTACTACATCCACCATCACGGGCGAGGTCACCTCACCCGTGCCGCGTCGATCGCGAGGAAACTGAATCTCGACGTCACCGCGCTCACCAGTGCCGATTCGGTTGCAGTGGAAGCCTTCGACGATCATGTTCAGTTGCAACTCGACTACGGCGACGCACATGAGCTCGACCCCACGGCCAACGATGCTCTTCATTGGGCACCGATTCACGAAACCGGGCTTCGCGCTCGGATGGCACGAGTCGCCGAGTGGGTAGCGACTGCGCGTCCCGACGTCGTTGTCGTGGATGTATCCGTCGAAATCGCGACGTTCATTCGGTTGATGGGTGTCCCGGTCATCGTCGTGGCGATGCCAGGAGACAGGACCGATTTCACCCATCAGCTAGCGTATCGACTTGCAGATCACATCATCGCCGCCTGGCCGCAAGAGATATACAACCCGAGCTGGCTCCGCCCCCATGAGCACAAGACGACTTATGCGGGAGGTATCAGCCGGTTCGAAGGCCGGGAGAGCGCATCTCGTACCGTCGACAATTCCTCGTCTCCGCGAGTTCTGGTGTTGAGCGGCGCCGGTGGGTCAGCGGTCTCGAACGCTGACGTTCAAGCTGCTGCGGCACAGCATCATTCCTTCCACTGGAAAGGACTCGGATTGCCGGGAGGGACGTGGGTCGCAGATCCCTGGCCGGAGATCTGCTCGAGCGACGTCGTAGTCTCGCACGCAGGCCAGAACGCGGTGGCCGACATCGCGATCGCCGGTAAGCCCGCCATAGTGATCGCACAGGAACGTCCGTTCGGAGAACAGGTCGCGACCGCCGGAGCCCTGTCCCTGCACAATCTCGCGGTGACGCTGAAAGAATGGCCGGCACTCGAATCCTGGCCCGATTTGATCACCCAGGCACAGGCTCTCGATCGCGAAGGCTGGTCAAAGTGGCGGACTTCGGGTGCCGCTGCCCGTGCAGCGCGAGTCATCGAGTCAGTCGCGAGACGGCACAAGGCCCGCTGA
- a CDS encoding glycosyltransferase family 2 protein, whose amino-acid sequence MITIVHGRHAHLRMHLRGLAASAKLPYSHVVVAMGDETVKTVVAQEGSSAHVVEIDVPEGDPLPLALARNIGAAKARCRGAELLVFLDVDCIPAPTLLARYHETACAENSTASLFCGPVTYLTQPLSSPITPDEMALLHNPHPARPAPPDRTVLRGDDFDLFWSLSFAVTELTWQTLEGFCEDYVGYGGEDTDFAWSAREKGVKLIWVGGADAYHQFHPVSDPPVEHLESILANAWVFHQRWGQWPMQGWIDAFQEMGLVEYRPHIQRWVQIRNSSSVNCGGRA is encoded by the coding sequence GTGATTACGATTGTGCATGGGCGTCACGCGCACTTGCGGATGCACCTGCGTGGTCTCGCTGCGAGTGCGAAGCTGCCGTACTCGCACGTCGTCGTCGCGATGGGCGACGAGACGGTGAAAACCGTCGTCGCGCAGGAGGGAAGCTCTGCCCACGTTGTGGAAATCGACGTTCCAGAAGGGGACCCTCTCCCGCTCGCCCTTGCCCGAAACATCGGAGCAGCAAAAGCTCGATGCCGCGGCGCCGAGCTGCTCGTGTTCCTCGACGTCGATTGCATTCCAGCACCGACTCTTCTCGCTCGATATCACGAGACTGCATGTGCAGAGAACTCTACTGCCTCTCTTTTCTGCGGACCCGTCACCTATTTGACGCAGCCGTTGTCTTCCCCGATTACGCCGGATGAGATGGCACTGCTCCACAATCCACATCCAGCAAGGCCGGCGCCCCCCGACAGGACGGTTCTCCGCGGGGACGACTTCGACCTCTTCTGGTCGTTGTCCTTCGCGGTCACTGAACTGACATGGCAAACCTTGGAAGGCTTCTGCGAGGATTACGTCGGGTATGGCGGGGAGGACACCGATTTTGCCTGGTCCGCCCGCGAAAAAGGCGTGAAACTGATTTGGGTCGGAGGAGCGGACGCCTACCATCAATTCCATCCCGTGTCGGATCCACCCGTCGAGCACCTTGAGAGCATTCTGGCGAATGCGTGGGTGTTTCATCAGAGGTGGGGACAGTGGCCGATGCAAGGATGGATCGACGCATTCCAAGAGATGGGTCTTGTGGAGTACCGACCACACATTCAACGCTGGGTGCAGATTCGGAACTCGAGCTCCGTGAACTGCGGTGGTAGAGCTTGA
- a CDS encoding TspO/MBR family protein, whose amino-acid sequence MPESRSFLRKWLPRTGTMTTAAAVAGSVASRWPDRSPWFEKLRKPSFQPPPITFPVVWTVLYADIAVSTALTLERLTENGDETAARDYTRALTTNLLVNAGWSWVFFRSHRLRTAPVVAAILTVSSADLTGRTLPVRRTAGVALAPYPVWCAFATVLSTALWLENRG is encoded by the coding sequence ATGCCCGAAAGCCGCTCTTTCCTTCGGAAATGGCTCCCGCGCACTGGAACGATGACAACGGCGGCCGCCGTTGCCGGTTCAGTTGCATCGAGATGGCCAGATCGAAGCCCATGGTTCGAGAAGCTGCGCAAGCCATCATTTCAGCCGCCGCCTATTACCTTCCCTGTCGTATGGACCGTTCTGTACGCCGACATCGCAGTAAGCACCGCCCTGACTCTTGAGCGCCTGACCGAGAACGGGGACGAGACCGCTGCTCGCGACTACACCCGAGCCCTGACGACCAACCTCCTCGTGAACGCCGGCTGGAGTTGGGTGTTCTTTCGTTCGCATCGACTCCGTACAGCACCCGTCGTCGCAGCCATCCTGACTGTAAGCAGCGCAGACTTGACGGGACGGACACTTCCGGTCAGACGAACGGCGGGAGTGGCATTGGCGCCGTACCCGGTCTGGTGTGCATTTGCGACGGTTTTGTCCACAGCTCTTTGGCTCGAGAACCGGGGCTGA
- a CDS encoding FAD-dependent oxidoreductase: MTSLWLEGARPEYSSEFSEREYDTIVVGAGMTGVVTALLFARAGRAVALLESRTVGAVTTGNTTGKISLLQGTRLSSIAKKHSPSAVRSYVEANREGRQWLLRYCADNSVAVQRESAFTYTTSTGGTVSLREELDAARAAGLDAHWTDVVDLPFPVVGALRLDDQAQFDAVQALDALVQDFVQCGGTVHEGTRVRTVHGNRHRRSVHTNRGVVTAARVVIATGTPILDRGAFFARLEPQRSYAAAFTVPGDIPRGMYISVDKPERSIRYAPRNDSNLLLVGGNGHPVGRAASPSQCLQELIDWTGKTFPGAELTHSWSAQDYRPVNELPYVGELLPGDPSILIATGYAKWGITNSVAAALTLVASVLGTRAQWSAIYTPWDWNQVSGVPHAVRVNAGVAVHLTSGWIKPLFERLAHKDPESSSHGQVVWEGLTPVARSTVGGVMQEVSAVCPHLGGIVSWNDAERSWDCPLHGSRFTASGELLEGPATEDLS; encoded by the coding sequence ATGACCTCCCTGTGGCTCGAAGGGGCGCGCCCCGAATACTCATCCGAATTCTCCGAGCGTGAGTACGACACCATTGTCGTCGGGGCAGGTATGACAGGTGTGGTTACGGCATTGTTGTTCGCCCGGGCCGGTCGTGCGGTGGCGTTACTCGAATCCAGGACCGTCGGAGCTGTCACAACCGGCAATACGACTGGCAAGATCAGTTTGCTCCAAGGCACTCGACTGTCGAGCATTGCAAAGAAGCACTCACCGTCGGCAGTGCGCTCGTACGTCGAGGCCAATAGGGAGGGACGACAGTGGCTGCTGCGATACTGCGCCGACAATTCTGTTGCAGTACAACGTGAATCGGCTTTCACGTATACCACCAGCACTGGCGGTACCGTCTCCTTGCGGGAAGAATTGGATGCAGCACGTGCGGCGGGACTCGATGCCCACTGGACCGACGTGGTCGATTTGCCGTTCCCGGTGGTTGGCGCGCTCCGCTTGGATGATCAAGCACAATTCGACGCAGTCCAGGCACTCGACGCGCTGGTCCAGGATTTCGTCCAGTGCGGTGGAACAGTGCACGAAGGGACCCGGGTCCGGACCGTGCACGGTAATCGTCATCGACGTTCGGTGCATACCAACCGCGGTGTAGTGACCGCTGCTCGAGTCGTGATCGCCACGGGAACACCAATACTCGATCGAGGTGCATTCTTTGCCCGCTTGGAACCACAACGCAGCTACGCTGCTGCCTTCACAGTTCCCGGCGATATTCCACGAGGAATGTACATATCTGTCGACAAACCGGAACGGTCGATTCGTTACGCTCCGCGCAACGACAGCAACTTGCTACTCGTCGGTGGTAACGGCCACCCAGTCGGGCGCGCAGCATCGCCATCACAGTGTCTGCAAGAGTTGATCGATTGGACTGGCAAGACCTTCCCCGGCGCCGAGCTGACGCATTCCTGGTCCGCACAGGACTACCGGCCTGTGAACGAACTCCCTTATGTCGGAGAGCTTTTGCCGGGCGACCCCTCGATCCTCATTGCCACTGGTTACGCGAAATGGGGGATCACCAACTCGGTCGCTGCCGCGCTGACACTGGTTGCGAGTGTCCTCGGCACCCGAGCACAGTGGTCAGCAATCTATACCCCATGGGATTGGAATCAAGTGTCCGGAGTGCCCCATGCTGTTCGGGTCAATGCTGGAGTGGCCGTTCACCTGACGAGCGGCTGGATAAAGCCTTTGTTTGAGCGACTCGCGCATAAGGACCCAGAGTCCAGCAGTCATGGCCAGGTCGTATGGGAAGGGCTTACGCCTGTCGCCCGAAGCACTGTCGGCGGCGTGATGCAGGAGGTTTCCGCGGTGTGCCCGCATCTTGGCGGCATAGTGAGTTGGAACGACGCCGAACGATCTTGGGATTGTCCACTGCACGGATCACGCTTCACTGCGAGCGGTGAGCTTCTGGAAGGCCCTGCAACCGAAGATCTCTCATGA
- a CDS encoding DUF4383 domain-containing protein, which translates to MAQRNYRRTCRTYSAVQIAAAAVGAVFFLVGILGFIPGVTTNYDMLTGAGHHSGAKLLGIFEVSVLHNVVHLLFGVAGLAMARMARSAQAYLIGGGIIYLVLWIYGMLIDQDSSANFVPVNDADNWLHFGLGVGMVAVGFLIPPLAQRESHTDSPIR; encoded by the coding sequence ATGGCACAGCGAAATTATCGTCGCACCTGTCGCACCTATTCCGCAGTGCAGATAGCCGCGGCAGCCGTCGGTGCGGTGTTTTTCCTAGTCGGAATCCTCGGCTTCATTCCCGGTGTGACAACCAATTACGACATGCTGACCGGCGCGGGTCATCATTCCGGTGCGAAGCTCCTCGGGATCTTCGAAGTCTCCGTTTTGCACAACGTGGTTCATCTACTCTTCGGTGTGGCAGGTCTGGCAATGGCACGTATGGCTCGCAGCGCGCAGGCGTATCTAATCGGGGGCGGAATCATCTACCTGGTGCTGTGGATCTACGGCATGCTGATCGATCAAGACAGTTCCGCCAACTTCGTTCCGGTCAACGATGCCGACAACTGGTTGCACTTCGGGCTCGGAGTAGGCATGGTGGCAGTCGGATTCTTGATTCCCCCTCTCGCGCAGCGGGAAAGCCACACGGACAGCCCAATTCGGTGA
- a CDS encoding CinA family protein yields the protein MHGTEFGNHHPPDRGCIRSARQVLVLCHRNRSPPVYLEHPERFPAGIDRVGIDARSSPRCRLRREHRPPPERLAADDIVMQFRAVKALRPHCPSPSVNCISSVPQQGFRWCRSDPVSFRTRTTPRPPRRHRCTPPRRETTFTCPQTVPTEPARRERGYSSEVKRSVLHVLDGPIVSEEAARIMARHGYFDGATLALAVTGEAGPHLHEDVPPGTVWFRNCQSPGIRCEASRARISVGDAPVTSVQETTTPIQSGLPRPHLCPKVVYPLC from the coding sequence ATGCACGGGACCGAGTTCGGAAATCACCACCCGCCCGATCGAGGCTGCATACGGTCGGCACGTCAAGTACTCGTGCTGTGCCATCGCAACCGGAGCCCGCCCGTATATCTCGAACACCCCGAACGGTTCCCCGCCGGCATCGACAGGGTAGGCATAGACGCTCGCAGCTCCCCACGCTGCCGCTTGCGTCGAGAACATCGGCCACCGCCCGAGCGCCTCGCCGCTGACGATATCGTCATGCAATTCAGGGCGGTGAAAGCACTGCGCCCACACTGCCCTTCACCGAGTGTGAACTGCATTTCGTCAGTTCCTCAGCAAGGGTTCCGGTGGTGCAGATCAGATCCCGTGTCGTTTCGGACACGAACAACGCCACGACCGCCCCGTCGACACCGGTGCACTCCACCAAGGCGCGAGACAACTTTTACGTGTCCACAAACGGTTCCGACGGAACCTGCTCGCCGCGAGCGTGGTTACAGCAGCGAAGTCAAGCGGTCCGTACTTCACGTACTCGACGGCCCAATCGTGAGCGAAGAGGCCGCGCGCATCATGGCACGGCACGGCTACTTTGATGGAGCAACGCTGGCGCTTGCCGTCACCGGCGAGGCCGGTCCACATCTGCATGAGGACGTGCCGCCGGGGACCGTGTGGTTTCGGAATTGTCAATCGCCGGGTATCCGCTGCGAAGCCAGTCGAGCACGGATTTCAGTGGGTGATGCACCTGTCACCTCAGTTCAGGAGACAACAACGCCGATACAAAGTGGTCTCCCTCGACCTCACCTCTGTCCGAAAGTCGTTTATCCCCTCTGTTGA